GCCGCGGTGGGCGCTGCGCTGATCACCGTGCGCGAGTCCCGGCCCGTGAACACGCAGGCCAGCAACGACGGGAACGCACGCGCCGACGCGTCGCTCCGCAAGGCGACGGTATGACCCGCCGTGACATGCTCACCCTTCTCGCGCTGGCGCTCGTCGCCGGCTGCAGCGATGACGCACCGCGCACACTCGTGCGCGGTGAGGACAGCTGCGCGTACTGTCGAATGACCATCGACGACGTTCGTTTCGGGGCCCTCGTGCTCACCGATCGGGGTCGGCTGCAGACCTTCGATTCGATCGAGTGTGCGGCGAGTTGGGTGGCCGCCCAGACACCCGCGCACGAACCGCGGGCCATCTGGGTGGCCAATTTCGCCGATCCCTCTCAATGGGTGGACGCCACACGGGCGGTCTACCTGCAGGGCAGCCGCCTGCGTTCTCCCATGGGCCGCGATCTCGTGGCGTTCGCGACCGACGCGGACCCCGAAGCATTGCAGCGCGCCCATGGAGGCACGGCAATCACCTGGCCCGGCATCCAGGCGCTGGTGGCGGTTCCGGCCAGTGCGCCGATCGGCACCTCCGGCAACGAGTCGCCCGATGCGCACTCACACTGAGATGCTGGGCGGTATGCGGGCCGAAGTGCGGCTCGATGCGCGAGGCCAGGTGCCACTCGGCGTGCCGTTGCTTGCCCGGGCCATCACGATGGCGCGTCAGCTGTTCATCATGATGCTGCTCGCATTGGGAGCCCTGTTCGTGCTCGCGCCGCATGTCGAGGCGCAGCAGGTTCGTGGCACCTCCGGCACCTCCGGCACCACGGGCACCATCGGCTCCATGGATACCGCGTGGGTGTCTC
The nucleotide sequence above comes from Gemmatimonas aurantiaca. Encoded proteins:
- a CDS encoding nitrous oxide reductase accessory protein NosL; its protein translation is MTRRDMLTLLALALVAGCSDDAPRTLVRGEDSCAYCRMTIDDVRFGALVLTDRGRLQTFDSIECAASWVAAQTPAHEPRAIWVANFADPSQWVDATRAVYLQGSRLRSPMGRDLVAFATDADPEALQRAHGGTAITWPGIQALVAVPASAPIGTSGNESPDAHSH